The genome window CATGAGCGCGGCGGTCGACGGCGCGGCCTGGACCTACGAGTCCTACGCCCCCGCCTCCGCCGGCTGGCACCTGACCGGTGGCACCTCGGAGGCCTCGCCGCTGTTCTCCGGCGTCGTCGCGCTGGCCGACCAGGCCGCCGGCTACCGCCTGGGCCAGATCAACTGGCGCCTCTACGGCATGTCGATGCTGCCCGCCCAGTGGAGCGGCATCACCGACGTGACCACCGGCAACAACGGCTACAACAACGTCCCGGGCTACCAGGCCGCCCAGGGCTACGACCTGGCCTCCGGCCTCGGCACCGTGGACGCGTACACCTTCGTCCACACCCTCGCGGGCCGCTGAGCACCCGTCAGGTGACACGCTGAACGGGCGGTCCGGGGAATCCCGGGCCGCCCGTTCGGTGTCGGGGGCCGCCGGCAGCGCGGGTCAGCCCGCCGGCAGCGCGCGGGCAGTCCGCCGGCGGCGCGCGGGTCAGCCCGCGGGGTCGGCCGCCTTGGCCAGCTTGGCGGCGTAGCGCTCGGTGGAGCGCAGCTTGCGGTCGTCCTCGCCCGGCACCTTGGCGCGCAGTTCCAGGACGGCCGGGGAGAGCGGGAGCGCGACGGCCGGATCCGGGATCGCGCGCCAGCAGGCCTCGGCGTTGGTCACCACGCGCTGGGCCTCCTGGTCCTGCGGGCCCTGCGCGACCAGCAACACCAGGGCCACCTCGCGGTAGAGCCCGACCGCGGCGGTCAGGTCGCCCGCCATCCGGGCCAGGTGCGCGCGCACCTGGCGGATCATCAGCACCGGCGGCGCGATCATCCCGTGCGCGGCCACCGCCTGCTGCTCCAGCGTGCCGGCCAGCTCGGCCGCACCCGCGTGGTCGCCCGCCTCGGCGGTGGCGACGATCCGGCCGAGCGCCTCGCGGTAGTCCGCGGGCGGGGACTGCGGATCGACGTCCTGGGCGGGCTCCTGCGCTGACGGTGCTTCCTGCGGCTGCTCCTGCTCCATTGGCGGCTCGCCCTTCAGCAGGGTCACCGGCCGGCTCGGCCGCACCGTCGGCGGCACCCCCGGCTTGAGCAGCGAGACCGGGCCGCGCTCCGCCCGCTCCGCCACCGGGTGCTCCACCGGCTGCTCCACCGGCGCCGGTGCGGCCGGCACCAACGGCACGGCGGGGGCGGGCTGCTGGCGGGCGTTGTTCTTGAAGACCGCCCGGTCCGCCGGGTAGGCGGAGAAGGTCAGCGCGTCCGGCCGGATCACCGAGTGCACCTGCGCCCGCACCTGCTCCGGCGCCAGTATCGGCCCGGCACCGGGCCGCCCGCCGTGCAGGCACTCGACCAGCGCCCGGGTGAAGGTGCCGATCTGCTCGGGGTCCGGGGCGACCACCGCCCACAGCGGCAGGCCCTCGGTGAACTGCGGCGCCTGGAGGTACGGCCAGGCGGCCTGCTCGGCGCTGAGGTCGGCGATCACCAGGGTGTCCCAGTCGGCCGGCCGGGCCCGCAGCTCGCCGGTGACCGCCGACCAGGCCAGGCTGTCCTGCCGGACCGTGCCGGTCTTGGAGTCACGCAGCGTCAGGTAGAGCCCGCCGCCGCGCTTGTCCAGCACCAGGTGCCCGCCCAAGTGCACCAGCAGCGGGCCCGGGTGCCGGGCGGCGGCGCGCAGGTGGGCGAAGACGGTCTGCGGGTCGCTGGCCGAGGGCAGGTGGACGGCGTCCACGGCCTCGGCGGCCAGCAGGGTCTGCGGTGCGACGGCCGCCAGCATCGTGGAGAGCACCGGCGCCTGGCCCGAGCCGCCCCGGCCCCAGCCGCGCCGGCTGCCGTAGCCGCCCTCGACGGCGAGGATCCGGCCGCGCAGCCCGCCACCCACGGTGGCGGCCGTGGCGGCGGTGGCAGCAGCGGTGCTCCGGGCGGCCAGCGCGGCCACCTCGCCGAGCTGCACGTTCCCGGTCCAGCCGGTGGAGGGCGGCGCCTCCTCGTTGCCGGGCTCCTCGGCGGGCTCGGGCTCGGCCGCGAGCGCCGGGTCCGGGATCGCCCGCAGCACCGTCGTCCCGCGCGGCGGGGTGATCGCCCGCAGCACGGCGGTGGCCGGCGCACCGTCACCCAACGGGTCGTCACCGCCCGGGGAGCCCCCGGCCGGCCGGGACGCCGCCTTGGCGTCGGCCAGCGCCCGGTACTCCTCGGGGACGGCGTCCTCGATCACCGGCGCGGCAGGCGGCCCGCCCTGGGTGTCGGTCGGTGCCGCCGCTGCCCCCGAGGTCGATCCACTGTCCGCCAACGCCGGTCACCACCCGCCCGCCACCCAGGGCGTTCTCGGTTCCACCGGGCCGCGGCCTCGGCCGCGCCCCCTTTTCCGCCACCTTAAGGGGTCTACGCACCACGGTTCCAGGCGCCCGGTCGTTGCGGGCCGCGCCAGTATCGTTGAAGTAACCAGGGGGTCCCGACCTAGCGTTCGACGCGTTGGAAGTCCGAGCAGTTCGAGAGGAACGACGCGTCATGAGCGAGATCGTGGTTTTCGGTGCGGGTGGCCGTGCGGGGCGGCGGACGGTGGCCGAGGCGGTGGCCCGCGGGCACCGGGTGACGGCGGTGGTCCGCGACCCGGCCAAGTACCCGGAGCTGGCCGGCCCGGGGGTGACGGTGGTGGCCGGCGACGTGACCGACCGGGCCTCGGTGGCGGCGCTGACGGCCGGTCACGACGCCGTGGTGAGCACCGTCTTCACGGCCGACGTCCCGTCCGGCGAGTTCTTCCCGGCGGCCGCCGCGGCACTGGCCGGCGGCCTGCTCGCCGCCGGCGCCCGCCGACTGCTGGCGGTCGGGCTCGGCACCGTGCTGGAGGTGGCGCCGGGCGTGCCGGTGCACGACACCGAGGGCTTCCCGCCCGAGCACCGCGCCTTCTCGCTCGGCCACGCCGCCCAACTGACCGTCCTCGCCGCCGCGCCGGCCGAGCTCGACTGGGTGGTGCTCGCCCCGCCGCCGGCCTACCTGGACGCCGACTCCCCGCGCACCGGCCACTACCGCACCGGCACCACCGCCGTGCTGCCCACCCCGCCCGACGCCCCACCGTTCCGCTACGCCGACCTGGCCGTCGCCCTGCTCGACGAACTGGAGCGCCCGGCCCACCACCGCGCCCTGGTGGCGGTGGGCCCGGCGTGACGGGCGGGGCGGCGCGGGGTCGTCCTCACTGGTCCTGGTAGACCTCGCGCCGATGCCCGACGGTCAGCACCCACACGATCAACTGCCCGTCCTCGATCGTGTAGACCACTCGGTAGTCACCGACCCGCAGACGCCAGCGCGAGTCATGCCCCTTGAGGGCTTTGATGTCGAATCCTCTGGTGTCCGCGGCACCGAGCGCGGTCTGCAACTCGGTGAGGCGGCGGAGGATCCGCACGGCATCCGGTCGAGGGACCTTGAGCAGGTCCCGCTGCGCATGGGGCGTGAACCGCGTGACGTAGCCCATCGGCTTCACCCGTGGTGATCGCGCAGCAGCGCGGCCATCTCCTCGATGGAGACGGCTCCTTCTCTGCCCTCGGCCTCCGCCTCGTCGGCCTTGCGGTTCAGCCAGGCGTCCTCCGCGTCTTCGGCGATCCTGGCCAACCGCCGGTACTCGTCGAGGTCGATCACCACGGCCTCTTCCTTGCCGCGCCGGGTGATGATCGTGGGGACGCCGTCCCGGCGGGCCCGGTCCAGCACATCGGCCAGGTGATTCCGGACCTCGGCCATGGATTCAACTACCGGCTCACTCATGTCATGAATGTAGCAGATGTACATGAAGTCATGTGACCTGAGCCACATTGCCTCATCGCACCATCACGCACGTTCCCCACACTCCCTCACCAACGACCACTGGATCCCCACAACCCCCGATCCGGCCGGCAGCCCCCGGAACCCCTCGCTCCGGCCTGCTGGTTGACTGCTCCTCGGCCCCGCGGACCCGCGGGGCCGACGTGTGATCCGCCCACCCTCAGAGGGATCCATGCACTCGCTGCAACCACTGCTGTCGGCGTTCGCGCCGATCTGGCTGTTGACCGCGGTCGGCTACCTGGTGAGCCGCACCGGGCTGCTCGGCGAGCAGGCCGAGTCGGTGCTCGGGAAGTTCGTCTTCCACGTGGCGATGCCCGCCGCGCTCTTCTCGATGCTGGCGAAGGCCCCGCTGGGGAGTTTCGCGAACCCGTCGATGCTGGCGTTCGCGGCCGGGACGCTGGCCGCCGGGCTGCTCGGCTGGTCGGCCGCCCGCTGGCTGTTCGGGCGCGGGCCGGCCGACCAGGCGATCGCGGGGATGGCGGCCGGCTACGTGAACTCCGCGAACCTGGGCATCCCGGTGGCGGTGCAGGTGCTCGGCAACGCCTCGTTCATCGGTCCGGTGCTGCTCTTCCAGGTGCTGCTGGTGACCCCGGTGATCCTGGCCCTGCTGGACGCCGGGACCAGCCGCGCGGAGGGCCGGCGGATGGCGCGGCTGGTCCGGCTGCCGCTGCGCAACCCGATCATCCTGGCCTCGGCGCTCGGCGTGGCCTGCTCCGCCGCCGGGCTGCGGCTGCCCGGCGCGCTCGGGCACTCCTGCGACGTGCTGGGGTCGGCCGGGGTGCCGACGGCGCTGATCACCCTCGGCATGTCGCTGCACGCCCGGCCGGCCGCCGAGGGCGGGGTGCGGCGGGCGGAGGTGGGCCTCTCGGTGCTCGTCAAGGGGTTGGTGCAGCCGCTGGTCGCCTTCGCGGTCGGCAGCCTGCTGCTGCACCTGCCGACCCATCAGCTGCTCGCGGTGGTGGTCTGCTCGGCGCTGCCGACGGCGCAGAACGTCTTCGTCTACGCCCGCCAGTACGACCTGAGCACGGCCCTGCCGCGCGAGTCGGTGCTGTTCTCCACGCTGCTGTCGATGGTGACGCTGTCCGGCGTCGACTGGGCACTGACCGCACACTGACGATCGGGCCGCCGACCTGCGGGTTGACCGGTTTTGATTGACCGGCGGCTGCATATGTCGTGGTCAACGCGGGTGCGGACTAGAACTGCGCGCATGGAGTTCGGAATCCTCGGTCCCCTGCTGGTCCGCGACGAGCACGGTGAGCACCCGGTCGCGGCGCCGAAGCAGCGGGTCCTGCTCGCCGCCCTGCTGCTGCGCCGCGACCAGGTCACCCCGTTCGATCTGCTGGCCGACTACCTGTGGGACGGCCGGCCGCCGCGCAGCGCCCGCTCGGCGCTGCAGAACAGCGTGATGCGGCTGCGCGCCGCGCTCGGCCCGGCCGGCGCCCGGCTGGAGACCCGGGCCGGCGGCTACCTGCTGCACGCGGCGCCCGAGGAGTTCGACCTGGAGCGTTTCACCGCGCTGCACCGGCGCGGGCTCGCGGCGCTGAGCCGGAACGCGGACGAGGAGGCGGCCGACCTGCTGGAGGCCGCGCTGAGCACCTGGCGCGGCGACGCGCTGCTGGACGTGCCCTCGGACCGGTTGCAGCACGAGCAGGCCGACCGGCTGGCCGACCACCGCCTACAGGCCGTCGAGTCGCGGGTGACCGCCGAGCTGCGGCTGGGCCGCCAGTCGATGGTGGCCGAGCTGCACGCGCTGACGGCCGCCCACCCGGCCCGGGAGCGGTTCTGGGTCCAGCTGATGACGGCGCTGCACCAGGAGGGCCGGCAGGCGGAGGCGCTGACCACGTTCCAGCGGGTGCGGCGGCTGCTGGACGAGGAGTTCGGCGTGCTGCCGGGCCCGGAGCTGCGCGAACTGCACCAGCGCCTGCTGCGCCCGGTCGCGACGGCGGATCCGCACCGGGAGCGGGCGGCGCAGGGTGTCCAGGCGGCGCAGGCGGCCAGTACGACGCAAGGGGCCAGTGCGACGCGAGGGGCCAGTGCGACGCAAGGGGCCAGTGCCCCACGGCGGACCGCGCCCGGCCGGGTGCCGCCGCCCCGGCAGGTCCCCGGCCGCACGCCCTACGGCCCGCGGCCGGACCAGTTGCCCGCCCCGCTCGCCGAGTTCACCGGCCGGGTGGCCGAGCTGGCCGAGCTGACCCGGGTGCTCACCCTGCCGACCGGCCGACTGCCGCGCACCGTGGTGGTCTCCGGGGCGCCCGGCAGCGGCAAGCGGGTGCTGGCCGCGGAGGCCGCCCGGGCGGTCCGGCGGGCCTTCCCGGACGGGGTGCTCCGGGCCGACCTGTGCGGCACCCGGCCCGCGCCGGCCTCCGCGCGGGAGGTGCTCGGCCACCTGCTGACCTCGCTCGGCGTCCCGGAGCAGCAGCTGCCGGCCGACCCGGCCGCGCGCGCGGCGCTGCTGCGCCGGCGGACCGCCGGGCGGCGCCTGCTGCTGGTGCTGGAGGACGCCCGCAGCGCGGCCCAGCTGCGCGCGCTGCTGCCGAGCGACCCGGGCTGCGCGGTGCTGGTGACGAGTCGTCGGCGGCTGCCCGAGCTGGTCGGCGCCGTGCCGCTGCCGCTCGGTCCGCTGCCGCCGGCCGAGGCGGTGACCTTCCTGTCCCGGGTGCTCGGCTCCGAGCGGGCGGCGGCCGAGCCGTTCGCGCTGGCCGAGCTGGCGGCGCTCTGCGAGGGCCTGCCGCTGGCCCTGCGGATCTGCGCCCGCCGGCTGCTGGCCCGGCCGGAACTGACAGCGCACCGGCTGGCCCAGCGGCTGGCCGCCCCGGAGCACCGGCTCGACGAGCTGCGCTGCGGCGAGCTGGACCTGCGGGCGGCCATCGCGGGCAGCTACCGGGGCCTGGAGCCGGCGCTGGCCACCGCCTTCGCCCGGCTGGCGCTGCCCGGGCTGGCCACCGTGGGCACCCGGGCCGCCGGTGAACTGCTCGGCAGCTCGCCGGTCGCCGCCGAGCACCTGCTGGACCGGCTGGTGGACGCGCACCTGCTGACCCGCCGCACGCCGGGCCGCTACCGCTACCCCGCGCTGCTGCACGCCTTCGCCCGGGAGCGGGCGGAGGCACTGGACAGCGTCGGGGCGGGCCCGGCCGGGGCCTTCTTCCTGACGCCGCGGTACTGACCACCCGTCAAGGGAGCACCCGTCAAGGGACCGTCCGTCAAGGGACCGTCCGTCAGGGGGCGGGCGGGGTGTCGTGGACCCAGTGGTTGCAGCGCAGCACGCGGCCCGCGAACTCGATGTCGCGCTCGCCCAGCAGGGTGAATCCGACGGACCGGCAGATTCCGTTCGAGGGGCCGTTGGTGACGCCGGGGTTGGCGTGCACCCGGCCCCAGCGGCCGTCCGCCGCGGCCAGTTCCAGCAGTTCGCGGACGGCCCGGCGGGCCAGCCCGCGGCCCTGGAACTCCGGCAGCACCATCCAGCCCATCTCGCTGGTCCGCCGGGCGGGTTCACCAGGTCCGGCGGGGCTCTCGGCGGCAGGACCCTCGTCGGCGGGCTGGTTCGAGTGCGAATCCGGTGAAGGCTCCTGGTGGGTCCAGAGCACGACCGTGCCCGCCACCTGCCCGTCCACCTCGATCACCTTGATCCAGTCGCGGTCGGCCGCCGCACTGGCCACGTCCTTGGCGAGCCGTCGCTCCACCCCCTCGGGCGGCAGCGGCCCGCCGAGCTCGGCCATCATCACCGGGTCGCAGCGCATCGCGAGATACGCGGGTAGATCCCGGTGTTCGACATCCCTTAGCCGCATCCTCATCTTCCCTCTCCCTGTTCAACTGCTGGTAACGCGGTAGCACTTCACGGTGCCTCAGTTCTCTGCATTACTGGGGTCTACGCGCGTTCATTGCCCGAACATGTCAGACACCCCACTGTCAGGAGAGCCCTGGATGAGTCTCCCCCGCCGCCTGCTGCGCACCGTCGCCGCAGGTGCCACCGCCATGGCCGCAGTCCTGGTGCCGGCGGCGGCCTCGCACGCCGCCACCGGCACCTACTCGCTGGTCGTCCTGCCCGACCAGGGCGAGAACGCCATCTACAACTTCGTGAACAGCGCCACGACGTCGATCGACGTCACCATCTACGAGCTGCGCGACACCACCCTGGTCAACGACCTGGTGGCCAAGCAGGCGGCCGGCGTCCAGGTGCGGGTCATCATCGACCCCAACCACTCCTCGGTGAACAGCGCCGCCTACAGCGCGCTGCAGTCCGGCGGCGTGGCGGTGACCTACTCCTCCAGCTCGTTCACCTACACGCACCAGAAGACGATCACGGTGGACGGCACCAAGTCGTACATCAGCACCGGCAACTTCGACACCACCTACTACGCCACCTCGCGCGACTACGGGGTCTTCGACACCGACAGCGCCGACGTCTCCGCGATCGAGGCGGTCTTCAACGCCGACTTCGCCAAGACCGCGATCACCCCGTCCGACGGTGACAACCTGGTCTGGTCGCCCACCGACTCGCAGTCCAGACTCCTCTCCCTGATCAACGGCGCCCAGAAGAGCCTGGACGTCGAGCAGGAGGAGTTCGGCGACACCGCGCTGATCAACGCAATCGTGGCCGACATGCAGCGCGGCGTCACGGTCCGGGTGGTGGCCGAGAACGAGAACAACTCCTACACCACCGACCTCAACCAGATCACCAGCGCCGGTGGCACGGTCACCACCTACACCAGCTCGACCGGCTACTACATCCACGCCAAGGCGATCGTCGCCGACTACGGCACCAGCACCCAGAAGGCGTTCGCCGGCTCGGAGAACTTCTCCGACAACTCGCTGAACCACAACCGCGAGCTCGGCATCATCACCACCGACTCGGGCGTGGTCAGCGGCCTGGAGACGGCCATCTCCGCCGACTTCAACCACACCTCGGGCAGCGGCTCCGGCACCGTCTCGGTGACCAACCCGGGCAACCAGAGCGGCACCGTCGGCACCGCCGCCAGCCTGCAGATCAACGCCGGCGACACCGCAGGCGGCACGCTCTCCTACTCCGCCACCGGGCTGCCCGCCGGGCTGTCGATCGACTCCGGCACCGGGCTGATCAGCGGGACCCCGAGCGCGGCCGGCACCGCCAACGTGACCGTCACCGCGAGCGACTCCACCGGTCCGACCGGCACCACCAGCTTCACCTGGACCGTCGGCACGGCGGCCGGCAACACCGTCACCGTGACCAACCCGGGCAACCAGAGCGGCACCGTCGGCACCGCCGCCAGCCTGCAGGTCGGCGCGAGCGACTCGGCGAGCGGCCAGACCCTGAGCTACGCGGCCACCGGCCTGCCGGCCGGCCTGTCGATCAACTCCTCGACCGGTCTGATCTCGGGCACCCCGACCGCCTCCGGCTCCTCCTCGGTGACCGTCACGGTGACCGACGGCACCGGCGCCACCGGCTCCACCAGCTTCACCTGGACCGAGGCCGGCGCGACCTCCTGTGCCAACCCGGGCCAGCTGCTCGGCAACGCGGGCTTCGAGACCGGCTCCGCCTCCCCCTGGACCGCGAGCTCCGGCGTGATCAACAGCGACATGACCAGCGAGCCCTCGCACAGCGGCAACTACGACGCCTGGCTCGACGGTTACGGCTCCGCCCACACCGACACCCTGGCCCAGACGGTCACCGTCCCGGCCGGCTGCAAGGCGAGCTTCTCCTTCTGGCTGCACATCGACACCGCCAAGACCGGCACCACGGCCGCCGACAAGCTGACCGTGACCGCCAACGGCACCACCATCGCCACCTTCTCCAACCTGAACGCCAACTCCGGCTACGTCCAGGAGACCTACGACCTCTCCGCCTACGCGGGGAAGAGCGTCACCCTCCAGTTCAAGGGCGTGGAGAACTCCTCCTCCACCCAGACCAGCTTCGTGATCGACGACACCGCCCTCAACGTCAGCTGACACCACGTCACGACCGCTGCGGCCCCCGGCGCTCCTTCATGGAGGAGTGCCAGGGGCCGCGGCACGTTCCGGCTCAGCGGAACTCGTGCACCAGCTCGATCGGGCCGACGAGGTGGCTGTTGAACTCCGCCAACTCCTCGGCGGGCACCCACAGCTCCAGGATGGTCCGGCCGCCGGCCTGCCGGACCGGGTAGCGCCGCAGGAACCCGCTGTCCACCGCGAACCTGGTCACGTAGCCGACCCCGCTGTGCTTGACGTTCCAGTCCCGGGCGATCATGACCGCGTACTCCTCGTTGAGCACCG of Kitasatospora viridis contains these proteins:
- a CDS encoding GNAT family N-acetyltransferase produces the protein MRLRDVEHRDLPAYLAMRCDPVMMAELGGPLPPEGVERRLAKDVASAAADRDWIKVIEVDGQVAGTVVLWTHQEPSPDSHSNQPADEGPAAESPAGPGEPARRTSEMGWMVLPEFQGRGLARRAVRELLELAAADGRWGRVHANPGVTNGPSNGICRSVGFTLLGERDIEFAGRVLRCNHWVHDTPPAP
- a CDS encoding type II toxin-antitoxin system RelE family toxin encodes the protein MGYVTRFTPHAQRDLLKVPRPDAVRILRRLTELQTALGAADTRGFDIKALKGHDSRWRLRVGDYRVVYTIEDGQLIVWVLTVGHRREVYQDQ
- a CDS encoding NAD(P)-dependent oxidoreductase produces the protein MSEIVVFGAGGRAGRRTVAEAVARGHRVTAVVRDPAKYPELAGPGVTVVAGDVTDRASVAALTAGHDAVVSTVFTADVPSGEFFPAAAAALAGGLLAAGARRLLAVGLGTVLEVAPGVPVHDTEGFPPEHRAFSLGHAAQLTVLAAAPAELDWVVLAPPPAYLDADSPRTGHYRTGTTAVLPTPPDAPPFRYADLAVALLDELERPAHHRALVAVGPA
- a CDS encoding AEC family transporter; its protein translation is MHSLQPLLSAFAPIWLLTAVGYLVSRTGLLGEQAESVLGKFVFHVAMPAALFSMLAKAPLGSFANPSMLAFAAGTLAAGLLGWSAARWLFGRGPADQAIAGMAAGYVNSANLGIPVAVQVLGNASFIGPVLLFQVLLVTPVILALLDAGTSRAEGRRMARLVRLPLRNPIILASALGVACSAAGLRLPGALGHSCDVLGSAGVPTALITLGMSLHARPAAEGGVRRAEVGLSVLVKGLVQPLVAFAVGSLLLHLPTHQLLAVVVCSALPTAQNVFVYARQYDLSTALPRESVLFSTLLSMVTLSGVDWALTAH
- a CDS encoding putative Ig domain-containing protein codes for the protein MSLPRRLLRTVAAGATAMAAVLVPAAASHAATGTYSLVVLPDQGENAIYNFVNSATTSIDVTIYELRDTTLVNDLVAKQAAGVQVRVIIDPNHSSVNSAAYSALQSGGVAVTYSSSSFTYTHQKTITVDGTKSYISTGNFDTTYYATSRDYGVFDTDSADVSAIEAVFNADFAKTAITPSDGDNLVWSPTDSQSRLLSLINGAQKSLDVEQEEFGDTALINAIVADMQRGVTVRVVAENENNSYTTDLNQITSAGGTVTTYTSSTGYYIHAKAIVADYGTSTQKAFAGSENFSDNSLNHNRELGIITTDSGVVSGLETAISADFNHTSGSGSGTVSVTNPGNQSGTVGTAASLQINAGDTAGGTLSYSATGLPAGLSIDSGTGLISGTPSAAGTANVTVTASDSTGPTGTTSFTWTVGTAAGNTVTVTNPGNQSGTVGTAASLQVGASDSASGQTLSYAATGLPAGLSINSSTGLISGTPTASGSSSVTVTVTDGTGATGSTSFTWTEAGATSCANPGQLLGNAGFETGSASPWTASSGVINSDMTSEPSHSGNYDAWLDGYGSAHTDTLAQTVTVPAGCKASFSFWLHIDTAKTGTTAADKLTVTANGTTIATFSNLNANSGYVQETYDLSAYAGKSVTLQFKGVENSSSTQTSFVIDDTALNVS
- a CDS encoding AfsR/SARP family transcriptional regulator — translated: MEFGILGPLLVRDEHGEHPVAAPKQRVLLAALLLRRDQVTPFDLLADYLWDGRPPRSARSALQNSVMRLRAALGPAGARLETRAGGYLLHAAPEEFDLERFTALHRRGLAALSRNADEEAADLLEAALSTWRGDALLDVPSDRLQHEQADRLADHRLQAVESRVTAELRLGRQSMVAELHALTAAHPARERFWVQLMTALHQEGRQAEALTTFQRVRRLLDEEFGVLPGPELRELHQRLLRPVATADPHRERAAQGVQAAQAASTTQGASATRGASATQGASAPRRTAPGRVPPPRQVPGRTPYGPRPDQLPAPLAEFTGRVAELAELTRVLTLPTGRLPRTVVVSGAPGSGKRVLAAEAARAVRRAFPDGVLRADLCGTRPAPASAREVLGHLLTSLGVPEQQLPADPAARAALLRRRTAGRRLLLVLEDARSAAQLRALLPSDPGCAVLVTSRRRLPELVGAVPLPLGPLPPAEAVTFLSRVLGSERAAAEPFALAELAALCEGLPLALRICARRLLARPELTAHRLAQRLAAPEHRLDELRCGELDLRAAIAGSYRGLEPALATAFARLALPGLATVGTRAAGELLGSSPVAAEHLLDRLVDAHLLTRRTPGRYRYPALLHAFARERAEALDSVGAGPAGAFFLTPRY
- a CDS encoding type II toxin-antitoxin system Phd/YefM family antitoxin gives rise to the protein MSEPVVESMAEVRNHLADVLDRARRDGVPTIITRRGKEEAVVIDLDEYRRLARIAEDAEDAWLNRKADEAEAEGREGAVSIEEMAALLRDHHG